The genomic region CCGAGCCGGTATGTCTTCCGGCTCCTGCGGAAGGACGGGACCATCCGGTGGGTCGAGCTCAGTGTGGTGGTGATTGCCTGGGACGAACGGCCAGCCGCGCTCGTCTTCCTGACCGACATTTCCGAGAGGAAAAGTGTTGAGGATGCGCTGAAGGATCGCGAGGAACGCTACCGTCAGTTCTTCAAGACCACACGCGACAGCGTCTTCATCACGACACCGGATGGCCGGTGGATTGACTGTAACGACGCCCTTGTGGAGACGCTCGGTTACGACAGCCGCGAAGAGATCATGGGAATCCCGGTTGCTTCGGCCTATGCCCATCCCGAAGAGAGGGAAGTCTTTCTCAAACGCGTTGAGCAGGAAGGCTATGTCGCGGATCACCCGCTGCAGTTCAGGAAACGCAACGGGACGGCGTTCGACTGCCTCATCACGATTGTGCCCCTCAAAAACCCGGATGGATCCCTCAAGGCGTTCATCGGGACGGTCCGGGATATCACGGAACGCAGGCGGGCGGAGACGGCGCTCAGGGAGAGCGAGACGCGGTACCGGTACATCTTTGAATCGTTCGAGGATCTCTACTACCAGACCGACATGAGCGGGGCGATCACGCTCCTCTCGCCGTCCCTGACCCGCCTGACCGGGTGGAAAGCGGAAGATCTGCTGGGAAGGCCGGCCACATGCCTGTACATCAACCCGGATGACCGGACCGTTCTCCTCGATGAGATAGAAAAGAAAGGCGCTGTCCGGGATTACGAATTGCTGCTCCGGAAACAGGACGGGACGCAGACAACCGCATCCTTGAGTGCAAACCGGATATACGATGCCGAAGGCAGTCCTGCAGGAGTTGCCGGGATTCTCCGGGATATCACGGAGCGCAAGCGGATGGAGAGAGCGCTCAGGGAGAGCGAGGAAAGATTCCGGTCCATTGTCGAGAATTCCCTTGAGGCGGTCCTTATACTCGATCCAGAGGGAACGATCCTGTTTGCCAACCATGCCGCAGCCCGCACGGTGGAACTCGATCCACGCACGGGAATGGTTGGCAGGAACGTGATGGAGTTCATTGCACCCGAATCCCGGGACGATCTCGTCCCGGGCCTGGCCAAGCTTGTAAAAGGCCATGATCCCCATTTCGCACACTACCGGGTTGTCTCGGCCAGAGGGAACCGAATTTCCCTGGAGAGTATCGGAAAAGCCATCACGTACTCCGGCAGGCCCGCAGTCCTCATCTCCATCCGGAATATATCCGAGCATGGCCGGGGGGAGCCGGCACCCACCGGCCGGGAGCCGTTCGATCCGGAGCGGGCGGAGAGCCTGCAGGATTATATTATCGTGTTCGATCGCGATGGAACGATCCTTTACGTAAACCCGGCTGCAGTGAAGGCGCTGGGGTATATGCCGGAAGAGATGATCGGCACTCCCTTAACCGCTCACGTTGGCGCGGAGTCCTGTACCAGGATCTCTGCGTTCAGGAAAGCATTGCACGAAGGGCACGAGGTTCCCCTTGATGAGATCGGGCTTCTCACCCGGGACGGGCTGCACAGGTCGGTGATTGCAAAAGGAAAGCCGGTCCTGTACGGAGACATTCCTGCAACGCTTTTCTTCCTCATCGACATCACGAGAAAAAAAGTGCTCGAAGACCAGCTCACGGCCCGGGCAGATGAGCTCTTCCGGACATCCGCCGCCCTTGAGCAG from uncultured Methanoregula sp. harbors:
- a CDS encoding PAS domain S-box protein: MTQDPIRVLYADDEPSLLEIAKIFLEQDGAFAVDTFTSAREALARLEKDQYDVIISDYLMPEMDGISFLRRLRAQGNETSFIIFTGRGREEVVIEALNEGADFYLQKGGDPRAQFAELEHKIRHALSRRDAIRALRKSERDYRHLIGHASEAIYVVQDGLFRMVNPRLAEMTGYPEQELLSHPITTFIHPGDRAMVVDRYERRIRGENLPSRYVFRLLRKDGTIRWVELSVVVIAWDERPAALVFLTDISERKSVEDALKDREERYRQFFKTTRDSVFITTPDGRWIDCNDALVETLGYDSREEIMGIPVASAYAHPEEREVFLKRVEQEGYVADHPLQFRKRNGTAFDCLITIVPLKNPDGSLKAFIGTVRDITERRRAETALRESETRYRYIFESFEDLYYQTDMSGAITLLSPSLTRLTGWKAEDLLGRPATCLYINPDDRTVLLDEIEKKGAVRDYELLLRKQDGTQTTASLSANRIYDAEGSPAGVAGILRDITERKRMERALRESEERFRSIVENSLEAVLILDPEGTILFANHAAARTVELDPRTGMVGRNVMEFIAPESRDDLVPGLAKLVKGHDPHFAHYRVVSARGNRISLESIGKAITYSGRPAVLISIRNISEHGRGEPAPTGREPFDPERAESLQDYIIVFDRDGTILYVNPAAVKALGYMPEEMIGTPLTAHVGAESCTRISAFRKALHEGHEVPLDEIGLLTRDGLHRSVIAKGKPVLYGDIPATLFFLIDITRKKVLEDQLTARADELFRTSAALEQANKQLTLLSSITRHDINNQLTVLTGFLSLMEPELHDPRLAEYCRKASGAAERIAAMIRFAKDYETIGAQEPAWQDLQEVVRAAVSIAPLGKIHATNGLPAGREVLADPLIVKVLYNLMDNAVRYGGKITTIRFSLEESGDLHTLICEDDGNGVAAAEKERIFERGFGKNTGLGLAISREILSITGITIRETGVPGAGARFEIAIPKEVYRESPGR